ATTGACCCCGAGATAGCTCAACATCACATTGACACTCATGATCACATGGTActcgttaaaaaaaatttgaaaggaatGAGGACTGTGGCTTTTAAAAATCAAGGAGGAAGTCATTAAGCAATTGAAGGTAGGGTTCATCAAACTCGTACACTAAGCCAAATGGGTAGCCAATGTCATGCTCGTACCTAAGAAGCATAGGAAGCTgaggatgtgtgtagattttagGGACTTGAATAGGGCATGCCCTAAGGATAACTTTCCTCTCCCTCACATTGATGTCTTGGTAGATAACACGGTGGGAAGTGCTTTGATGTCTTTCATGGATAGTTTCTTAGGgtacaaccaaatcaagatggctCCCAAAGATATGACCAAAACCACTTTCACTACCAAATGAGGAATCTATTGTTACACAATGATGCCGTTTGGTATCAAGAATGACAGGGCAACCTACTAAAGGATGGCTACAACCTTGTTATATGATATGATGCATAAGGTGGTGGAGATGTATGtcaatgatatgatatgatagtGAAATCCAAGGATAGAGAAAGCTACACCGTAAACTTGAGGAAGTTCTTTAAGAGGATTAAAGATTATAGGCTAAGATTGAACCCACAAAAGTATACATTCGGAGTAATCGCTGGAAAATTGCTAGGCTTCCTAATGAGTGATAGAGGGGTAGAAGTTGACCCATCCAAAATCAAAGCCATATTGGAGATACTTCCACCCACAAGTGAGAAAGAGATAAGGGGTTTCTTGGGTTGATTACAATATATTAGTCAATTCATTACCAAGCTCACCTCCACTTGTGAGCCCATCTTCAAACTCCTAAGGAAGAATAAACCACATACATAGAATGATGAGTACCAAAAGAcctttgaacttatcaaggaatATCTCCTCCACCCACCTATCCTAGTGCTTCCACAACATGGAAAACTTGTACTCCTATACCTCTCTATCATAGGGGACGTGGTTGGAAGTATGCTTGCACAAGAAGATGATGACAAGAATGAGAGGGCCACATACTAGTTAAGCAAAAGGTTCCATGATTATGAGGCTATGTACACTCCCATAGAAAAGTCATGCGTTGCACTTATTTGGGTTGTACAGAAGTTGAGACATATCATTTTACCTTTCCAAATATGAGTGGTGGCAAGAATGGACCAATTGAAGCTTCTCTTTGAGAAGCCTGCTTTAAGTGGAAAATTTTCAAGATGGTTGATCTTATTGGTAGAATTCGATTTGAAGTATGTGGCTAGAAAATTATCAAAGGGAGCgtcgtgtcaaatttttgtGCTGAGAATCCTATAGAGGGGGAAGATGGTAAAGAAGACTTTCCAGATGAGGACATTTTGGACGTTGAGTTAAGGACATGGAAAATGTACTTTGACGAAGCTGTAAACCAATATGGGAATGGGATAAGAATACTCTTGATCACTTCCGAGGGACCTCACATACCTTTGACAATCAAGTTGAACTTCGAAGCAACTAATAACATGGCTGAATATGAGGCTTGCACTGCCAAGATGGAAGCTCATCGAGAATTAAGGGTAAAGGAGGTTGAAGTCTTTTGAGATTCAACTTTGTTTATAGCCCAAGTACCAAAGTTTTGGAAGTTGAAGGAGGAAGACTTGAAGCCTTATCAACAATACTTGGAGGACTTACCAAGACCTTTGACAAGATTGACTACACAATTATCCCTAGGGCTGAAAATCAATTTGCGGATGCCTTAGCTACCTTAGCCTCCATGGTTGAAATACTTGAGAGAGTATGGACACGATCCTTGGAGATTGAGCAAAGTTATGAGGAAGTGCAAAAAGGGAAGACCGGAGCTTCAGTAATGACCATAGAGGAAGAAGAAGTTTTGTGGTACTATGACATTGTGAAGTTCTTAGAACTAGAGGCATATCCGGATGGTGCCAACAAGAGAGAACGTCGTTTCATTAGGATGATGGCAATACAATATATCCTATGTGGAGGACAATTCTATAGAAGATCCTACGATGGTATACAGCTTTGTTGcttgaagaaggaagaagtcGAGAAGGTAATGGAAGGAGTTCATCAAGGGATATGTGGCCCTCATATGAATGGTAAAATGTTAGCCAAGAAAATTCTAAGGCTAGGGTACTATTGGAATACGATGGAGACCGATTGTGTGGACTATGTGAAGAGTTGCCACAATTGTCAAACATACGCCAACTTGAACCATGTATCACCTAGTGAGTTGTATAACATGACTTCTCCATGGCCATTCTTGGTTTGGGGCATAGATGTGATCGGAAGGATAGCCCCCAAAGCTTCAAATGGGCATGAATACATCCTAGTGGCAATTAACTAGGATGTATTCATGGAAGGCTAAGCATGTGGCTCGATTCTTAGAAAACAACATCATATGTCAGTTTGAAGTGCCTCAAGAGATCATCTTCGATAACAGTTCCCACTTTGAGGGTAAAGTTTGGAGAATCATGGAAGAATATAACATTGAGCATTACCAGTCTTCACCATATCAACCACAAGCTAATGGGGCTGTAGAAGCAACTAATAAGAATGCGAAGAACATCCTAACCAAGATGGTAGTGACATACAAAGATTCGGCTGAAAAGCTTCCATTAGCCTTATGGGGTTATAAAACTTCTATCCGCGTGTTGACTAGGGCAACACCTTACTCTTTGGTTTATGGTAGTGAGGTGGTGCTTCCTATTGAGGTGGAGATACAATCTTTGAGGGTATTGGTGGAAACTAAGGTCCTAGAAGAAGATTGGGCTAAGGCAAGATATGAATAATTGGCTTTGATAGATGAGAGGGCTAGGGCACAATATCATGCACAGGGGACCAAAAAAGGATTGCTAAAGCATTCAACAAGATAGTGAAACCGAGAAACTTTAAAGAAGGGGACTTAGTCCTAAAGGTGCTTAGAGATGAGACTTTTGATCCAAGCGGAAAGATGAAGCCAAGGTGGTCTGGGCCTTTTATCATTAATAAGATCATGTTTGAAGGTGCTACAAGAATCACATATTTAGATGGGGAAGAGATGCTTCACCCAATTAATATGGATAAACTCCAGAAATacaacatttaaatttttttttttttttaaaagtctactaggttgaaaacccaaaaaggcGGCCTAGgtaaaaattaaggcaaaagaACCCAACtagattgaaaacccaaaagggcaatctaggcaaaagttaggggAAAAGACCATGGGCATGGTGAAAATTCCCAAAGGGACGTCATAGGCAAAAATTACATggtaaaggaaaaagaaaagaaaaagaaaacaagggaATGAGATGACAATaagcaaagataataaaaagtaattctCTTATTGCTCAAATTAAAAGCTAACAAGATTGTTTTCATAGGGGATTTGGAACACTCCAatcctttattaaattcaaaaaaaaaaaaacatgagaaTCATAAAGTGCAGAAAAGTAAAATGGTGCATTTCAAGGTGGTCACTTAGCCCTCCTTACTTTCTTGCTAGTCTTCACGCAAGCTTTCTCCTCCCTCAAAATCCACTTCATGTCATCCTCCAACCATTGCTTATACCTCATAGTGGGATAGATGTATCTAGGTGGAGCAATGGCTCTAGTCACTCTACGGTAAGGCCAAGCCTCACGAAGCCTACCCAAGATCCTATCAGTAAACACCTCGGTGTGGAAGACACCTTTACCACAAGGAGCTCCTTGATGCTCTCCAAATTGCCTTGAGATACGGCAAGTGGAGTAGTATGAGTAGCAATGAAGTCCAACTAAAGGCACATAGTAGTCCTTGTAGCAATGATGAACCATGCTTGAGATGTGCCACGACTCCACAACCCATTGAATGTCAGTCTCCTTGATGCGACCCATAAGCTTCATGTACGCCTCAAAGCTCGGGTCATTTTGATGAAGCCAGCAGTCCTTAAAATGCCTAGGGAGGTATGTGCTGGGGGGTACGGTAGAAGGTTGAAGCAACCGAAACATCTCTTATAGGCATAtctatagaagaaaaaaagaagggaaaaaaaaaggaagagagagcatgagtgaaaaaaaaaaatgataatgaaagaCGATATAAGGTGCCTCGATGGGTTAAAAACTAAAAGGCAATCCATGCAAAATTAGAGGAATCCCGCTAGGTTGAGAACCTAGGAAAAAGTTAGATATTATAcctaaagaagaagagaacttCATGCAAAAAATCTTGCTTCCTTCCTATGAAAGGCATCTAAACTATTGAGGGTTTCCGCCAAGATCAAGCCTACTAGGTTACCTATCTTTAGCGCATAGACCACCATGCACATCTGAAGGTCCACACAATATGACCTTTGGACCAAGAAGTACTTTGCAAGAGCACATAAGCAAAAGGCACGAAGAAAGTATGAACATGGTCTCTCACCCACGAGATGGGCTAGGTCGGAAAAATGTGCAAAAACCAAGCTAAGGTTGAGTTTTCCAAAGATGCACCACCATTGGCCGTAGCAAGAGGGATGTTGAACGTAACTTGCAGCAAGGAGGGGAGATCCTCACCCATGGAAGGGAAGAGGAGATTGTCAATCTCTGGTTCACTCATAATGCCAGCAAATTCTTCAATAGTAGGGCATAGTTCAACTCCATTGAAGCGGATAACATGCCAAGTAGGGACCTAATGGTTGGCAGCGGCATGAAGAAGAGGCTCATCCACCCTTATTTGATGGTATGGAAAGACACAAGAAAGACCATAGGGAGCGATGGAGTCCTTGAAATCAGGACCAAGCCTCCTAATCCAAGCCGAGACATTGAGTGGAAAGTTTTCTACCATTGGGGGACCTCAGAAAAATGCTCTTTGAGTTGAAAATATGTTGGTGAGGATTTTGGGACCCAAAAGGCTACTGTTATAGGAGTCGTCTCTAAATCCTCTtcatcaccaccatcatcattatcatcaccaccaccactgctCGAGTAGGCTACCCCTCTAGGACTGTACAAACTCCTTGAATAGTTGTTCACCTCTAGCTTGAGATTCCCAGCCAACCATACCAACTCCTTATGCTCTTGGATGGTGGGCTGCAATTCAAAGAAAGAAGGGATAGTGATCGAAAAATTGAGAgatagaaaaaagaataaagggaAAGAAGTACTCATCACCTAAGTGTTTGGAGGAAAAGGGTAGCCCATAGGATTGGGATTATGTTAGGACAAATGTGAGTAGCCCATGGGTTGGGATTATGGGAAAAGGGTAGCCCATGGGTGTTAGGACaaatgtgattggatgttaagtacatatgtcaacatgttatgtattggctaatcctttgacaaaacgcactttacttgtaactgggtagatctaagatgtatttaatgctttaaaaaacaaggtttcaagttcaagtgttaaagccatgcaagtttttccaagaaacaagtgaagaagtgatgttcactaaagcttgacagctagcatctatcgaggtttaaaagagctgtttcagCCTGAGGCTCGACAACTGCTCAACAGCtaaggtatctgtcgaggtttatgaaattcagattctcagttctaattttcatccaatctgtgatgATGTGTttgggatttcttttctcacgatcctaaacatatataaggattattttaagggtcgtatcaggttgcacagctaagagcacaattgcacaagagcataattcctcaaatgtgaccgaaaacctagtttgccctagttcttgagaaGCTATTACGTTTGTACATCgtaaggttttgtgaccaagcaacttcgtgatctttgAGTGTTGAAtaatagaagaactttgcaggcaacatccttcttaagttggtaATCAAGTCGCATACTAAGATCCGCgtatcttttggttagtcacatactaagagccatgcaatacaaaagagagattgtcactacagaacaagtccaattaggtattgaggtaagggttcaactgtaggttggtataaggtaccgggattcctttacttgtaaccgcttattttgataatagtggattctaaAGAGTGGTGACCTTTAAAATCACTCGATAGGGTTTTTGCCGTGCatgttttccccatttgtaaaaaaatcactatgtcaaatttaatttctgctacattttgttatgtggtgatttgtttgtgctgccatgctttttgcatgtaattgaacctaattaattcacttggcttattaattgattaattcatcacaatgggtcaatacatttttggcctatcaatggGGCACAATGCGTCCCGAGTAAAGCCATCAGGGCCACAAGTGTAAACAATCCAAGGGAGATGTGGAGGATCAATTAGCTCACCGACAAAAAGCTTCTTTTGCTACAAGTTTTCCACCATTAGAAGCCATGACAAACAAggtaaaggaaaaggaaaagaagaagaagagattgagCATATACCTAAGCATTAAGGAGAGGCATGAGGCAGGTGATGTTGAATTCCTCATAATCCAATCCATCAATGAGCTGCCCCGCATAGGGAATGCCACTCCCCCATGAGTTGTACTCAACATCGATCATGGAGTGTGGGGCAAGCATGAACTCTGGAGGATCCATCGAAATCTGTGGGTCTTCTCTACCCACCAAATAACACCGCACCCTCTCTGCCAAGTAGAGTGCCTTCAAGCTTACTACTTCAAAAGGTCAGGTAGTCTCCAAAGCAATGATGGCAACAGCTttcaagagagcgtaccttggtatggtgaaattcaaaacaaaagattataagtacttgggaatacttttaatcttcactccaattccactttacacccaagaagtgtggtctctcaatcagtttctaaggaagaataatcgagtggcttcactcacacatacataccatttcacaatgacgtatcatatataaaattttatatgtttctccctttatatctaactgattatctaattgagctggcctattgggtctttccaattgggctttagtgtgtaacttggagtgggactaataagacactagctccaatgggccttgggcttttttgtcaattcttgacaagtccaaagttactattaattatatttaataccactatataaatataattgcagtctaggccttattaataaactatatcccaagactttattatacatgcaaccccttcataaaatattcgtaataatacaaagtcatgaatgtagactgccactttgaaaattactacatcttaagtTGTAGTAATTTacgaaattcaattttataaatatatactttagtaactccttactaaagtggttagacctaacactctgaataaccaaacccattaaatttatctcaatggaatattttatattttcgttaagaaattataaattccatcttaagaatatatgttccatcaacattaaatgcggctacccaacatactgaagttttgatcgtgactttagatcttacttctgatatatcaaagcaacctacacctcatgatcgggcccattattctctcaggattaagagttcatgcaaatagaagttgtgagatttattattaatttgacagtcgttaggagaataataaatcttacaatggtctagttcaatatgtcttaactcttaaacatatcaatataccaactagaagtctccacttccatgatcaagacaaatcatcttagctgatatgttatagtcttcatagatgaaatgcctaatttcatcaccaattacaaactataattctgagtttacaaagaacttgtaatttatatcttctgtgaatttttacataaatcacatactatgcatctcatggactatatgatagtgtccaatattcatgttaccattattttagattataataaaacaactttattaattacaatattaagtcatacataatttcatacataggatcatacaataggatttaaagacACACATCTTAACAATCTCCTACTTGCCcgaaagactattgtgcactaatctaactctcattccctccaaatgtgactcaaaggtcctttggggcaaggtttTGGTTAAGGGATCCACTAGATtacttgcactatcaatctttgctactaccacatctcctcgagcaacaatgtctcaaaTAATGTGGTATTTTCTCtaaatgtgctttcctttcttatgattccttggatctttggattgtgcaaccgctccactattgttgcaaagcaatgtgatgggaacttgctccattttcacaacaccaagatcagaaaggaatttcttgagccaaagaACTTCCTTTGCCGCCTCACAAGTAACAACATATTCAACTTCCATgttggagtccgcaatacaagaatgcttaacactcctccaacttatggctccacctcccaaagTGAACACACAACCTAAAGTGTACTTTCTAAAAtcaagatctgattgaaaatctgaatctgtataaccaatgggaatcaaatcctcactatggtaaacaagcaaataatctctcgttctctgtagatacttgagaatatgctttacagtttgccaatgtttaagtcctagatttgattgatatctgCTAACCATGCTAACTGGATAAtagatatctggtctagtacatagcatgacatacatgagacttcctattggagaagcataaggaacttgtctcattgtatttttttccttaagagTCTttggcctttggtcatcagacagaggaactccatgtctaaaaggaagtaatcctttcttggatttttgcatgctaaaccattctagaatcttatctatatatccagcttgtgataaacctaacatcttattcttgcaatctcgccaaagcttgatccctagaataaagttagcttcacccaagtccttcatatcaaattagcTTGAGAACCAAATCtttaccgatgacattacccctacatcatttccaatgagtagaatatcatcaacaaaaagcactaggaacattactactttatctctatgtcttttgtacacacatggttcatcaagattttgttcaaaaccaatttgattgcttgataaaatctgatgttccatgacctagatgcttgtttaagtccataaatgaaccttttcaacttgcataccatatgctcttggttctttgctatgaaaccttccggttgcatcatatagatttcttcttcaagattgccattaagaaatgtagtcttgacatccatatgtcaaatctcataatcacaatgagcagcaatggataaaagaattctgatagatttaagcatggctactggcgaaatagtttcatcataatcaatacctcctttttgtgtataccctttcgccactagttttgctttaaaagttttaacatttccatctatccctctctttctcttgtaaacccatttgcaaccaacaagtttaatgccGTTAAGCGCCTTTTCAAGTTCCCATACTTGATTAGactacatagaatccaattcatatttcatagcttggacctaatgatatgcatctatatcatttattgcctcttcataagtgtagggatccgattcagcctcttcttggatagcttcataagtttctcccaaacctataaatcttataggaggctgaacaattctcctactacgacgaggcacctgtgtactagtcatctcatgagtaatgtcttatggtgtatctaatacaccCACATCacccctagtttcatccattggtttttcaactacaagttcattcatttcagccaaaacaactctacttctaagagtataatcattcatatagtcattttccaagaatttggcatttgtgctaacaaacactttactATCCTtgtgactatagaataaacctccaacagttCTTTCTAGATACCCTACAAAGAATACCACTtatgttttagactgtaacttgtcagactttcctttcaatacATGTGCTatacaaccccaaatatggagatgtctcatactaggcttacgcctaGTCCAGAACTCTACAAGTGTTTTAGAAACAGTCTTCAAATGTACTAAATttagaagatacattgcagtacatatggcatatccccaaaaggaaattcgTAGAGtcaaataactcaacatggatctaaccatatctaaaagagtcatattccttctttttgctacaccattttgttgtggagttccaagtgcagtcaactggaatataatcccattttcagtcaagtaatccttgaaatccctaagaaggtattcgccacctcaatcagatcgaatggcctttatgcgcttacctaattgattctcaacttcagccctaaactctttaaacttttcaaaagcttaagacttccgtttcattgggtacacataaccaaatctagagtaatcatcagtgaaggtAATGAAAAACTCATAGCCAccacttgcttggattgacatatgaccacatacatctgaatgtactagttctagcaactcttaggctcttctaccttttgcattaaaaggccatttgatcattttaccctccaaacaagattcacaaactggaaaccatcaaagtccatggtccatctttgataattctttgaattttgtttgaattaatatgaccctaacgcaagtgccaaagatatgcatcacttgtagaaggaaactttctctttaatgattttacatgagagttattatctaattcagaattgtataattcatacttatcaggagttaaaaaataaagaccatcaacaatattggcagaacagataaacactttacccttctttattacaacattgtcttttaggataacacaatatccatgtttacctaaataagttgcagaaattaaattcctatgaacattaggtaTATACAGAcaatcttccaatattaaaaccctagattcaaaacataaattatacactCCAACAACTACAACTGGAATCTTACTCCCATCAGCCAAGGTAAGAAACATTTCCctttcattcagctttctggtctcttaGAACCCTTGCAAAGAACTACAAATATggttagtacaacctgaatccacacactaggaatccgtgggattttgtaccaaacatatttcaagaagaaataaacttttcatacccttattcttggcagctctaaatattggacaattcctcttccaatgtcctttctcaccacaatagaaacactttcctttggttttctttcctttgttggcaactcctaaggcaacttgtttaccatcttgcttggcaaagtccttcttcttcttacccttgcctttcaacTTAGATTGAGAAGTAGAAGATTCAGCCATATTAgcatcaacactagaagtaccaaggatgccttctgccgctaccaactcattcattaatccagacaatgaataaatcattttgttcatattatagttaagtctgaattccttaaATGATtatggtagtgactggagtatcatatccacttggaattctccatcaatattggcacctaaaacctccaatgtattcagattagagatcatcctaagacaatgctccctcgcTGAAGTACcttagccattttggtattataaatctgtctcatagtttcttgccttgcagaacggccttcctcaccaaacatctccttcagacttaacATTATGTCTgaaactagttctacatcctgcatttaatgttgtagaacatttgaaatagatgttaggatatagcacttagccatctcattagatttctaccaacgatcatatcgttttttttcctcaagaggagcatccaATGATGGAAAggtaggacatggttgagtaagcacatatttgtactcttcagcagtaagaacaatatccaaatttcttttccagtcaatttgttttgattaagaatagcaaaaagtgggctaaatgatgccatgatttcaaatttgaaaataacaagcataaatataattagtaaactagacattatcaatttagcatataaatatatagtatggaaccttaataaaaccataatataaaatatgcaacgacaaccgaatcccatattcaatattcctcagcataaagtgaatattaaatactatgattgattgagggctattctcattattagtgttatcatgataactcttatc
The sequence above is drawn from the Castanea sativa cultivar Marrone di Chiusa Pesio chromosome 5, ASM4071231v1 genome and encodes:
- the LOC142635280 gene encoding uncharacterized protein LOC142635280 — its product is MYSWKAKHVARFLENNIICQFEVPQEIIFDNSSHFEGKVWRIMEEYNIEHYQSSPYQPQANGAVEATNKNAKNILTKMVVTYKDSAEKLPLALWGYKTSIRVLTRATPYSLVYGSEVVLPIEVEIQSLRVLVETKVLEEDWAKARYE